One Pecten maximus chromosome 7, xPecMax1.1, whole genome shotgun sequence genomic window carries:
- the LOC117330852 gene encoding IQ and ubiquitin-like domain-containing protein, which yields MADQEAAPTPPPADNPEEGGAPAEPTQEQTPPDATPADAPPAETQSEEKPTEQTTEQAEGETTAPTDTQAEKTEVTEEKKDEENPTAETEQKEGETVEAPVEGDAAQEEQKEGEAPVEGEATTQEAQQETTAEESAAEPTQAEEVPAPEQEPAPVQQEEAPAPTQQEEEAPVEQINAASQKDDPNSPRPEPQPTPSQPVQDTAPLRTTANLQATATVKFVLMPSGQVVTLACTLGQSLAQLKAHFAAELKMPINLIMLMFAGNNMEETKTLADLGVGPNGTIQLEMQSSDPVNTPIKSYRPRQEYHMPDVITVRVQTDDETSKDVVVEIERTTRKKPYLGGYRHKKTGIEFHHASAQTVRKQPAPSNMLKYCRDTQTVEQRHHLQQTKNDTSTQMTKIGVYVANLSDKLVKPGKYTTADDHLDMMLHQVIIIQKYYRRWLAKRYVQKLKMDKQQRMEWERQEEIRKRKEKEERIKKEFERRMNPKTKEDFDLLYHALEKWRQEELERINHTMDDAERKAALCMLLDQETQLISAIGRHKLEADVENKDKRIQQFLKKAASPKKWKGFDGKVTEMDTPYTIRAKELQDIYNSINMKYLTQDERLDVLLTLKHTVKEHDCKLTQEVIELIDREADLLMRGVKESNLDGLRKRISTLFLQYIKTPTFNPEAAKLLKVPQDPSSLRKNIYFCPSCNQYLPSTEFALSSNSRTVGKCRKCSKVDNDARTRQDISTYQYMLKVLRKAEEMYGDDSKIAFLLQEQDLRYLVEKIWNSQSILSAWEDLYDLVLVRWDKHQEWSPWNCILLTKDEASAHDKLVNLEEGYGSVFIHKVQQKHTLARNYFSRLPGMAEHIRIRANERSMPSGPTIAGQQLPVQQRA from the exons ATGGCAGATCAAGAGGCTGCTCCTACTCCCCCGCCGGCAGACAACCCAGAAGAGGGTGGGGCGCCAGCGGAACCTACTCAGGAACAAACTCCGCCAGATGCCACTCCTGCTGATGCACCCCCAGCTGAGACACAAT CTGAAGAAAAGCCCACAGAACAAACTACAGAGCAAGCAGAAGGAGAGACAACAGCACCTACAGACACTCAGGCGGAAAAGACAGAAGTAACTGAAGAAAAGAAGGATGAAGAAAATCCGACAGCAGAAACTGAACAGAAGGAAGGGGAGACTGTTGAGGCTCCTGTAGAGGGTGATGCTGCCCAGGAAGAACAGAAGGAAGGTGAGGCTCCAGTTGAGGGAGAAGCAACAACACAAGAGGCTCAACAGGAAACTACTGCAGAGGAATCTGCAGCAGAACCTACCCAGGCAGAGGAAGTCCCAGCGCCGGAACAGGAACCTGCGCCTGTCCAACAAGAAGAAGCCCCGGCCCCAACTCAGCAAGAAGAGGAGGCGCCTGTGGAACAGATAAACGCCGCAAGTCAGAAAGACGATCCAAATTCTCCGAGACCTGAACCACAACCAACGCCATCACAACCGGTACAGGATACAGCTCCTCTTAGGACCACTGCCAACTTACAAGCTACAGCAACAG TGAAGTTTGTTTTGATGCCGAGTGGTCAAGTTGTAACCCTAGCCTGCACACTCGGACAGTCACTCGCCCAACTCAAGGCACACTTTGCTGCGGAACTTAAGATGCCTATCAACCTCATTATGCTTATGTTTGCAG GCAACAATATGGAGGAGACTAAAACACTGGCCGATCTGGGAGTGGGGCCAAACGGAACTATACAACTAGAGATGCAGTCGTCCGATCCAGTCAATACGCCCATCAAATCATATCGTCCTCGTCAGGAGTATCATATGCCTGACGTCATCACAGTCCGTGTACAGACAG ATGATGAAACATCAAAAGATGTTGTAGTTGAGATAGAAAGAACCACGAGAAAAAAGCCATATTTAGGCGGTTACAGACATAAGAAGACTGGAATCGAGTTCCATCATGCATCAGCCCAAACTGTGAGAAAACAACCAGCTCCGTCCAACATGCTCAAGTACTGTCGTGATACACAGACCGTGGAACAGCGTCATCACTTACAGCAGACGAAAAACGACACATCCACACAGATGACGAAGATTGGTGTCTACGTGGCTAACCTGTCAGACAAATTGGTCAAGCCTGGCAAATACACCACGGCAGACGACCACCTTGACATGATGCTTCATcag gtAATCATCATACAAAAATACTACCGCCGATGGCTAGCCAAAAGATATGTTCAGAAACTGAAGATGGACAAACAACAAAGGATGGAATGGGAAAGACAGGAAGAAATTAGGAAACGTAAGGAGAAAGAGGAAAGAATCAAGAAAGAATTTGAGAGAAGAATGAATCCAAAGACAAAAGAGGATTTCGACCTGCTATATCATGCTTTAGAAAAATGGCGACAAGAAGAGTTGGAGCGAATTAATCATACGATGGATGACGCAGAAAGGAAAGCTGCACTTTGTATGTTGCTTGACCAGGAAACCCAACTCATATCCGCCATTGGTAGACATAAACTTGAGGCAGATGTAGAAAACAAGGATAAGAGGATACAACAGTTTCTCAAGAAG GCTGCGTCACCTAAGAAATGGAAAGGATTTGATGGAAAAGTAACCGAAAtggacactccctacacaatCAGGGCAAAAGAGCTTCAGGATATCTATAACAGTATCAACATGAAATATCTTACACAGGACGAACGCCTCGATGTGCTGCTCACCCTTAAACACACAGTCAAG GAACATGACTGCAAGTTGACCCAGGAGGTAATCGAGCTGATAGATCGAGAGGCTGACCTTCTAATGAGAGGGGTCAAGGAGTCCAACTTGGATGGGCTACGTAAACGCATCTCAACTTTGTTCCTTCAATACATTAAAACTCCGACCTTTAATCCAGAGGCAGCCAAATTACTCAAG GTGCCACAAGATCCATCAAGCTTGCGAAAGAACATCTATTTCTGTCCAAGTTGTAACCAATATCTACCCTCCACGGAATTTGCCCTGTCGTCCAATTCCCGTACTGTGGGCAAATGTCGCAAGTGTTCTAAGGTTGACAATGATGCTCGAACACGCCAGGACATCAGCACCTACCAGTACATGCTCAAAGTCCTTAGAAAAGCAGAGGAGATGTACGGGGATGACTCCAAAATTGCCTTCCTTCTGCAG GAACAAGATTTGCGCTACCTTGTGGAGAAGATCTGGAACAGTCAAAGCATACTGAGTGCTTGGGAGGACCTTTACGACCTTGTACTGGTCCGCTGGGACAAACATCAGGAGTGGTCTCCCTGGAATTGTATCCTGCTGACCAAGGACGAAGCATCTGCACATGATAAATTAGTTAATTTAGAAGAG GGATACGGTTCTGTATTCATACATAAAGTTCAACAGAAACATACCTTGGCTAGGAACTACTTCTCCAGACTCCCAGGAATGGCTGAACACATTCGAATCCGTGCCAATGAACGATCAATGCCTTCAGGACCCACGATAGCTGGCCAGCAACTTCCAGTACAGCAGCGGGCATAA